A DNA window from Anopheles bellator unplaced genomic scaffold, idAnoBellAS_SP24_06.2 scaffold00278_ctg1, whole genome shotgun sequence contains the following coding sequences:
- the LOC131214217 gene encoding nucleoplasmin-like protein — translation MADEYFYGATLKEGNKTVAWDPENKSDEYPRTHKLVIKQCILGHEAAADEYNVVQVETMTIRDTLRIPIAVLKVGETRQCRMDLEFSDAPVTFTLIEGKGPVHIHGQHLLGSLVEEFEDMEEMEEEVLDEEEADEDEDEDGASAKKKPKLTNNSKGKPGGAPGGPAGSKNENSRKRK, via the coding sequence GAGCGACCCTGAAGGAGGGCAACAAAACAGTGGCATGGGATCCGGAGAACAAGTCCGATGAGTACCCGAGGACGCACAAGCTGGTCATCAAACAGTGCATCCTGGGCCACGAAGCGGCCGCCGACGAGTACAACGTTGTGCAGGTGGAAACGATGACGATCCGCGACACCCTTCGCATTCCTATTGCCGTGCTGAAGGTGGGCGAGACACGCCAGTGCCGCATGGACCTGGAGTTCTCCGATGCGCCCGTCACCTTCACGTTGATCGAGGGCAAGGGTCCGGTACACATCCACGGCCAGCATTTGCTCGGCTCGCTGGTGGAGGAGTTCGAGGACATGGAGGAGATGGAGGAGGAAGTActggacgaggaggaggcgGACGAGGATGAGGACGAGGACGGTGCATCGGCCAAGAAGAAGCCAAAGCTGACCAACAACTCCAAGGGCAAACCGGGCGGCGCTCCGGGTGGTCCGGCTGGcagtaaaaacgaaaactccCGGAAGAGGAAATAA